The following is a genomic window from Halobacterium sp. R2-5.
CGTCGTCGAAGGCCCCGCGCTCGTCAGGGAAGGCGCGTCCATCGGGCCGAACGCGTACGTGCGCGGCGCGACCCTGCTCGGCCGCGACGCGAGCGTCGGCCACAGCGTCGAAGTGAAGAACAGCGTGTTCTCGGCGGGCGCGACCGCGGGCCACCTCGCGTACGTCGGCGACAGCGTGCTCGGCCGGGACGTGAATCTCGGCGCCGGCACGAAGGTCGCGAACCTCCGCCACGACGACCAGCCCGTCGAGGTCGTCGTGAAGGGCGAGCGCACGTCCACGGGCCGCCGGAAGTTCGGTGTCGTGCTCGGCGACGACGCCAAGACCGGTATCAACACCAGCCTCAACGCGGGCGTCAAACTCGATTCGGAGGGCTACACGATGCCCGGCGAGACGCTGCTGTTCGGCGACGACGACCCACGCTCACAGTCGTGACTCGTCGTCGGCGAGCGGCGTGGAGAATCGTCCGCCGCGTCACTCGACGGTGAGCGGCTCGGAGAAGACGTCGACGGTGCCGGTGCTCTCCACGACGACGCCGAGGTCGCCGTACGCGAACGTCACGCGCACGTGGTCGCCCCGGTTCGCCTCGACGAGCGCGTCGAGAGACTCGGTGTCGACGTAGTGCTGGAGCGGTTCGGTGTCGAGGGGGTCGCTGTCGGTCGCAGTCGACAGCGCCTCGACGACGCCCTCGCTGGGGCTGCCGGCGTCTGTCCACTCCACTCGAACGATACGGTCCGCGTCGTCCGTGTTCGTGGGGTCTCTGTTCATCACAGTAATCGCTTGCCGCGAGCCCCGAACCGCGCGTCGTCGGCGTACGCTCGGTATCGGTAGTCGCAGAGAGGGGACGCGACGCTTCCCACGTATGGGCGAACGAGAGATAATCTTTCTGGGTGATCCCTTCGCTTTGACGGACCGCGGAACGTGTCAGCAGCCGCCAAAAACGAGCGCGGTCCCCGCCGTTTCCCCTCAATCGGCTCCGAACGCCCGCGGTCACAGTGCGCCGACCGCTCGCAGCCGGGTAACATCGTCCTACTCGAACGGTTCGGCAGTAAGGAGGGCTTACGCGGCCTTAACGGTCGGTTCGTGGACGCGTCGTCGCCCCCGCTGGCGCCCCGCGATCCTGACAAGACATTTACCGTGGGAGTCGATAGGGGTCACTGCCGGGTAGGGGTACCCGTAGTTCTTTCGCGCCAGCCCGCCAGCGGCAGCACCGGCGCTCGACGGGAAACGCTTACCCCGGTCCCCACCTTTCCTTCGGGCATGTCCGGGCTCAACCTCGACCCGGTGCAGCTCGACCGCTACTCGCGGCACATCATCATGGACGACGTCGGCGCCGAGGGGCAAAAGCGCCTGCTCGACGGCGACGTACTCGTGGTGGGCGCGGGCGGTCTGGGCGCGCCGGTCATCCAGTACCTCGCGGCCGCGGGCGTCGGCCGCCTGCGCATCGTCGACCACGACGACGTCGAGCGCTCGAACCTCCAGCGCCAGATCATCCACGCGGACGCCGACGTCGGCCGGCCGAAGGCCGAGAGCGCCCGCGAGTACGTCACGGACCTCAACCCCGACGTGGACGTCGACGCCCACGTCGAGCGCCTCGATCAGGACAACGTCGGCGAGTTCCTCGACGGCGTCGACTTCGTCGTGGACTGCTCGGACAACTTCGCGACCCGCTACCTCGTCAACGACGCCTGCGTGCTCCGCGGAATCCCGTTCAGCCACGCCGCAATCTACCGCTTCGAGGGGCAGGCCATCACGTACGAGCCCGGCAGCGCGTGCTACCGCTGTCTGTTCCCGGAAGCGCCACCAGAAGGGACGATTCCGGACTGTTCGACCGCGGGCGTGCTCGGCATCCTCCCCGGGACGATGGGCTGCATCCAGGCGACGGAGTGCGTGAAGGGGCTGCTCGACTACGGCGAGCTCCTGACCGGCCGCCTGCTCTTCTACGACGCGGGCGACATGACCTTCGAGACGGTGCCGGTCGCGAAGAACCCGGACTGCCCGGTCTGCGGCGACGACCCCGCCATCGACTCCGTCGCGGACGTCGAGTACGTCGAGGGCTGCACGGTCCCCTCGTAGCTCACTCGCCGGTTTCCTCTTCGTCGCCTGCGACCACCCAGCCGTAGACGTCGCGGACGTGCTCGACGATCGGCTGGAAGTGTCCGCTGTCGGCGCACACCGTGAGGTCGGCGTTCGGCACCTCGTCGGCGACGCGGTCGCCGGCCGCCAGCGGCACGTTCTCGTCGCTGTCGCCGTGGAACACGCGCGTCGGTGCGTCGACGTCCCCCAAGTCGAAGTCCCAGTCGCCGTAGAGCAGGCCGTACTCGGCCGCCAGCGGTCGCGTGCCCTGCGAGAGCCCCTCTCGGAAGTCCGCGAGGAAGACCCGCCCCGTCTCCCCGTACCGCGGCCCCGCGAGGTCGCTGCCCTGCTCGCCGACGACGTCCGTGAACGTCTCCGCGCGCTCGACGACGCGCGCCATCAGCCAGACGAACGGCCGGCCCAGGTGTGGGGACACGCGGGCAGCGGCCGCCAGCACGCGCTCGAACCCGAGGTCGCCGCGCTCGGCGCCGGGCGGGCCGACGCCCGAGACGACCGCGCAGCGCGTGACGCGCTCGGGCGTGTGCGCCGCGCACGCCAGCGCGTACGGCCCGCCGCCGGAGAACCCGACGACGCCGTACTCGTCGATACCGAGTTCGTCGGCGAGCGCCGCGACGTCGCCCGCCCAGTCCGCGAACCCCCGGCCGGGCTGGGGGTCGGACGCGCCGAATCCCGGCCGGTCCGGTGCGACGACGCGCGCACCGACCTCGTCTTTCACGTCGTTCCCGAGGCTCCCGGACAGCCGAGAGCCGGGTGTGCCGTGGAAGAAGAACACCGGTTCGCCGTCGCGGTCGCCGAACTCTGCGTACGCCAGCGTGCGGCCGTCCGGCAGCGACACGTCTCGGGTCGGAGAGTCGTCTCGCGGGTCGGGGACCATCCCGGCGGATGATTTGCCGCCGGGAAGAAAAGCGTTGCCGCGTCAGTACTCGCCCAGTTCCACGAGCCGCGCGGCGATGCGGTGGGCGCCCTGGGCGGCAGCCGTCGCCGGGTCGTCCGCGGTCGTCGCCTCGACGTCGCGTTCGAGCTCCTCGCCGAGGCGCTCCTCGAACTCGTCGACGACGCCCGGGATGCACGCCATCCCGCCCGTCAGCACGACCGGGTTCTCGAGGGCCTGCTGGTAGATCTTCATGTAGTCGTTGGCGAGCTCCGGCATGAACACGTTCGCCACCTCGTCGACCGCGTCGTCGACGTACTCGTCGACGGCGTCCATCACGCTGTCCTCGATGGTGAACTCGTAGGTGCCGCCGCCGGGCTGCTGGATGATGTCGCTGAACGGCTCGTAGTCCTCGAAGTCCGCGTGGGTCTCCTTGTACTCGCGGGCGGTCGTGAGGTCGACGTTCACGCGACCCTGGGTCTCCTCCTCGACGTAGTTCGCGATGCGGCGGTCGACCTCCGTGCCCGTGATCGCGCCCGTCGAGAACGGCGCGAGCTGCTCGCCGCGGCGGTACGCGCACGCCTCGAGGTTCGTCGACCCCATGTTCACCGCGACGAACGTCTCCTCGATAGCTTCGAGGTCGTCGCCGAGCGCGGGCACCGCGCCGCACAGCGACTCGGGGTACGACCGCACCAGCCGCTCGCCGATGGGGCCGTCCTCGATGATCTCCGAGAGCCGCTCCAGCCCGACGTCGTTGTCGATGGTCGGGATGGCGTAGACGACCACGGAGTCCTCGGGGAGGCCGTTCGAGCGCGCGAACTCCGCCAGGAACGTCTTCGCGAGGTCCGTCGTCTCCTCGTCCTCGGGCAGCCCCGACCGGAGCATGTAACGCACGCGGTCGGGGTACTCGGTCGCCGCTTCCTCGCCGTAGAGGACGTGCTCCTCGCCGGTGAGCGCGTCCTCGTAGGTCGCCAGACAGGTCAGCGTCCGGAGCACGTTCGGGTCGGCGGCGTCCCCCGAGGAGACCACCGTCCGCGTGCTCCCGACTTTCACGCCGAGCGCGCTCGGCTCGTCGTCGAACTCGGCGTCGCCGCTCTCTGCGTCGGACATGCCTCGTCGTTTGCCCGGCCCGCCTATAACGTTGTAGGCCACGCGACGAGTGTTCCGGGCTACCGGGACCGCCGCCCTAGTTTTTTGCTGGCACCCGTCGCAGAACCCGTATGGGAACCAGCGAGGACTACCTCGACGAGGAGTTCACCGAGGAGCTCGTCAGCATCTGTCGCACCACGGTCGGCGACCGCCTCCGCAGCGTCACGTACTTCGACACCACCCGCGAGCAGCAGGTGTACCTCCGGGACGACCTCGAACCCGGCGCGAACATCATGGGGTTCGCGAACGCCGAGCGCAGCGGCTTCAAGTCCAAGCGCATCTACGAGGACACCGAGCTCGGCGACTACCGGTTCACCATTCGCGCGTTCGAGCACGGCTACCTCACGCGGGTCATCCACGGCTACCACGGCGCGTTCGTCACCACCGACCGCCTGCCGACCGACCGCTTCGAGGACCTCGCGAGCGCCGTCGACAGCGTGCTCGGCGAGTACGACACCGCGTGGCTGCGCCCCGAGTAGCGCCGCCGGCGCTCGCTACAACTGGCCGGCGGCCTCCCGAAACAGGCCGTCGAGAATCTCAGGCGTCGTCGGGTGGTACGCGCGGTCGGGCAGGTCGCGGACGTCCATCCCCGCGTCCAGTACCACCTGCATCGTCTTCGCCATCGTGTCGGCGTCGTAGTGGAGGCCGTGGTAGCCGAGCACGGTGCCGTCGTCGGCGTCGACGACCAGCCGCGCGGTCCCGCGCTCGTTGTCCTTCGCCGCGAACACGCCGTCGTCGCTGGCGTCCCGCTGGGCGGTCACCACGTCGTGGCCGTTCTCGCGGGCCTCCCAGTCCTGCAGGCCGAGCGACGCGAACGGGAAGACGCCCGCGCCCGCGAACATCACGACGTGGGGCAGCGGGTCGTAGTGTTCCAGTTCCTCCCCGCCGAGTAGCCGTCGGACGTTCCGGCCCGCCGTGTACCCCTCTTCTTTGGCGGTGTGCAGCAGCATCCGGTCGCCGACGGCGTCCCCGACGACGAACACGCGGTCGTCGTGCTCGGTCTGCATCGTGTCGCGCACCCAGCCGGTCTCCGAGGCGAGATTCGTCTCGCCCATCCCGTCCGGGAACGCGGGCTCGCGGCCGGTGAACAGGAACAGCTGGTCCCCTTCCGCGGTCGATCCGTCGTCGAGGTGGACGCGCACGCCGTCCTCCGTGGATTCGACGCGCTCCTCGTAGACCTCCGTGCGGACTTCGACGCCGAACTCCTCGCGGTACATCTCCAGAATCTCCTCGCCGAACGACCGGTGGTAGTCGTGCAGCGGCCGGTCGTGGTGTTCGATGACGGTGAGGTCCATGCCCGCGGCCTCCGAGAGGTACGGTACGAGTTCGAGGCCGACGTACCCGAACCCCATCACCACCCCCGAGTCCGGGAACTCGGTCGCGTCCAGCACGTCCCGGCTCCCCATCCAGTCCACGTCGTCGATGCCGTCGATGTCGGGGACGTTCAGCGACGACCCGGTCGCGACCACGACGTAGTCCGCCTCGATTCGCTCGCCGCCGACGTCGAGCGTCCGGTCGTCGACGAACGCCGCGGTCTCGTGGTGGAAGGTGACGTGCTCGCGCTCCGCGAGGTCGTGGACGGCCTCCCGGCGGTGCTCGGCGTACCCGAGCACGTTGTCGTCCTTGCGCTCGACGACCGCCTCCAGGTCGACGCCCGGCGGCGCTCCCGTCAGCCGGGGGTCGTGGCGCGCCTGGTACCGGTGTGCGGCCGCCGACAGCACCTCCTTCGACGGCATGCAGCCGCGCAGGATGCAGAGCCCGCCGCCGGGCTCGCCGTCGTCCACGAGTGTCAGCTCCACGTCCGCCTCGGCGAGCGCCTCGGCGGCCGCGACGCCAGCGCTCCCGTACGCCCCGACGACGACTACGTGCGGTCGCGTCATACCGAGACGGACGGCCGCCCGGGAGAAATGGTTTCGGCCCGTCGCGGCGCACACCGGGTTCGCTGGTTCGCTCACATTTACGGTGGTCGCGGCGCGCCTTCGCGTATGGACTCCCCCGACCTCGACAGATTCTCGTCGCGGCGCTCGACCGTCTACGGGCAGCGCGGCGTCGTCGCCACGAGCCAGCCGCTGGCCGCGCAGGCCGGTATCTCAGTGCTCGAAGACGGCGGCAACGCCTTCGACGCCGCCGTCGCGACCGCCGCCGCGTTGAACGTCGTCGAACCGACCTCCACGGGGCTCGGTGGCGACGTGTTCGCGTGCTACCGGACTGCCGACGGCGACGTCGGCGCGATGCGCTCCTGCGGACACGCCCCGGCGGACGCGACTATCGAGAACGTCCGCGAGGCCGTCGCCGACGACCAGGACGTCGCACCTGCGGACGCCGAGATGCCGGATAGCGGCCCGCACGCCGTCACCGTCCCCGGCACCGCCCGCGGGTGGGAGGCCACCGTAGAGAAGTTCGGTCGGCGGGACCTCTCGGACCTCCTCCAGCCCGCCATCCGGTACGCCACGGACGGCTACCCTGTCTCCGAGCGCGTCGCCGCCCAGTGGGAGCACGGCGAGGCGCTGTTCGACGACGAGCACGCCCGCGACGCCTACCTCTTCGACGGCGAGACGCCCGATGTCGGGCAGGAAGTATCGCTCCCGGCGCTCGGCGAGACGCTCCAGCGCATCGCCGACGAGGGCGCCGACGTCGTGTACGAGGGCGACATCGGGCAGGCCATCGCCGAGGAGGTCCAGTCGAAGGGCGGCTTCCTCACCACCGAGGACCTCGCAGACTTCGAGCCGGAGTTCCTCGACCCCGTCTCCACGACGTACAACGGCGCGGAAGTCTACGAGCTCCCGCCGAACAACCAGGGGTTCATCGCGCTGGAAGCGCTCAACATCGCCGAGGAACTGGGCGCCGGCGACCACCCGCTGGACTCCCCGGAGCGCGCGCACTACCTCGCGGAGGCGACGAAGCTCGCGTTCCACGACGGCCACCGCTACGTCACCGACCCCGAGTACGAGGACCACCCGCCGCTCGCCTCCAAGGAGTGGGCGGCCAAACGCGCTCGAGAGGTCGGCGAGACGTGCAACGGCGACGTCTCGTTCGGCGTGCCGGACGCCAACGCGGAGGACGCCGACACCGTGTTGCTCTGCGTCGCCGACGACGAGGGCAACGTCGTCTCCTACATCAACTCCCGGTTCGCGGGCTTCGGCTCCGGGCTGGTCGCCGGCGACACCGGCATCGCGCTCCAGAACCGCGGGTCGTCGTTCTCCCTCGACTCCGAGCACCCGAACAGCATCGAACCCGGCAAGCGCCCGTTCCACACGCTGATTCCCGGCATCGCGAAGCTCGGCGAGGACGACTGGGCGGCGTTCGGCGTGATGGGCGGCTACATGCAGCCACAGGGCCACGTGCAGGTGATTTCGAACGTCGTCGACTACGACCAGCCGCTGCAGGCCGCCCTCGACCGGCCGCGCTGGCGCTACCGCGAGAGCGGCGAGCTCGCCGTCGAACCGCACTTCGACTCCGACGTGGCCGCGAAGCTCGCGCGGAAGGACCACGACGTTCGTCTGCAGCCGATGGACGAGTTCGGCGGCGCGCAGATCGTCAGAAACGACGGCGGCACGCTGTCCGCGGCCACGGAGCCACGGAAAGACGGCAACGCCCAGGGCTACTAGCGGTCGATTTCGCCCGTCCCGCCCGTCAGCACGTTCTCGACCTCCTCGCGCGTGACGAGCGCCGTGTCGCCGGGTATCGTGCGCTTCAGCGCCGCCGTCGCCGCGCCCCACTCCAGGGCGTCGGGCACGCTCCCGCCCTCGATGCGCCGCGCGAGGAACCCGCCGACGAACGCGTCCCCCGTCCCGACCGGGTCGTGGGTGTCCGACTCGAACGCGGGCTGCGCGTGGACGTCGCCGCCGTGGAGCGCGAGCGCGCCGTCCGCGCCCCGCGTCACGACGACCGTCTCGAAGCCGAACTCCTCTGCTAGCTCGCGCGCGATCCCCTCGGCGTCCCCCTCGCGGGCGAGCACGCGCCGGGCGTCCCGCGCCGCGACGACGAGCACGTCCACGTCCGGGAACAGCGTCTCCAGCACCTCGCGGGCCTCCTCGGGCTCCCAGAGCTTCGCGCGGTAGTTCACGTCCAGCGCCGTCGTCGTCCCCGCGTCGCTCGCCAGCTCCAGCAGCGCCGCGGTCGTCTCCGCGAGCGTCTCCGAGAGCGCGGGCGTGATGCCGCTCGTGTAGAAGTAGTCGGCCGCCTCCACGCGCTCGGTCGCGAGCTCGTCCGGCGTCGCCGTCGTCACCGCGGCGTTCGCGCGGTCGTAGACGACGTTCGTCCCGCGGGGCTCGCCCGCGGGTTCGAGGTAGTACGTCCCCTGTCGGCCGTCCTCGCTGTACGCCACGTCGGGCTCGGTGCCCTGCGCGCGCAGCGTCGCCGTCACCTTCCGGCCGAGCGGCGAGTCCGGCAGCTTCGACAGCCACGCCGTCTCCGCGCCCAGCCGGCCCGCGTTCACCGCGACGTTGCTCTCCGCGCCCGCCGCGCGGAACTCCAGTTCGGTCGCGCGCTCCAGCCGCTCCTGTTCCGACGGCGAGAACCGGAGCAGGGTCTCGCCGAACGTCACGAGGTCCATACCCCGCGGTTGTCCGGCGAGG
Proteins encoded in this region:
- a CDS encoding HalOD1 output domain-containing protein translates to MNRDPTNTDDADRIVRVEWTDAGSPSEGVVEALSTATDSDPLDTEPLQHYVDTESLDALVEANRGDHVRVTFAYGDLGVVVESTGTVDVFSEPLTVE
- the moeB gene encoding molybdopterin-synthase adenylyltransferase MoeB produces the protein MSGLNLDPVQLDRYSRHIIMDDVGAEGQKRLLDGDVLVVGAGGLGAPVIQYLAAAGVGRLRIVDHDDVERSNLQRQIIHADADVGRPKAESAREYVTDLNPDVDVDAHVERLDQDNVGEFLDGVDFVVDCSDNFATRYLVNDACVLRGIPFSHAAIYRFEGQAITYEPGSACYRCLFPEAPPEGTIPDCSTAGVLGILPGTMGCIQATECVKGLLDYGELLTGRLLFYDAGDMTFETVPVAKNPDCPVCGDDPAIDSVADVEYVEGCTVPS
- a CDS encoding alpha/beta hydrolase, with protein sequence MVPDPRDDSPTRDVSLPDGRTLAYAEFGDRDGEPVFFFHGTPGSRLSGSLGNDVKDEVGARVVAPDRPGFGASDPQPGRGFADWAGDVAALADELGIDEYGVVGFSGGGPYALACAAHTPERVTRCAVVSGVGPPGAERGDLGFERVLAAAARVSPHLGRPFVWLMARVVERAETFTDVVGEQGSDLAGPRYGETGRVFLADFREGLSQGTRPLAAEYGLLYGDWDFDLGDVDAPTRVFHGDSDENVPLAAGDRVADEVPNADLTVCADSGHFQPIVEHVRDVYGWVVAGDEEETGE
- a CDS encoding rod shape-determining protein, with product MSDAESGDAEFDDEPSALGVKVGSTRTVVSSGDAADPNVLRTLTCLATYEDALTGEEHVLYGEEAATEYPDRVRYMLRSGLPEDEETTDLAKTFLAEFARSNGLPEDSVVVYAIPTIDNDVGLERLSEIIEDGPIGERLVRSYPESLCGAVPALGDDLEAIEETFVAVNMGSTNLEACAYRRGEQLAPFSTGAITGTEVDRRIANYVEEETQGRVNVDLTTAREYKETHADFEDYEPFSDIIQQPGGGTYEFTIEDSVMDAVDEYVDDAVDEVANVFMPELANDYMKIYQQALENPVVLTGGMACIPGVVDEFEERLGEELERDVEATTADDPATAAAQGAHRIAARLVELGEY
- a CDS encoding NAD(P)/FAD-dependent oxidoreductase, which codes for MTRPHVVVVGAYGSAGVAAAEALAEADVELTLVDDGEPGGGLCILRGCMPSKEVLSAAAHRYQARHDPRLTGAPPGVDLEAVVERKDDNVLGYAEHRREAVHDLAEREHVTFHHETAAFVDDRTLDVGGERIEADYVVVATGSSLNVPDIDGIDDVDWMGSRDVLDATEFPDSGVVMGFGYVGLELVPYLSEAAGMDLTVIEHHDRPLHDYHRSFGEEILEMYREEFGVEVRTEVYEERVESTEDGVRVHLDDGSTAEGDQLFLFTGREPAFPDGMGETNLASETGWVRDTMQTEHDDRVFVVGDAVGDRMLLHTAKEEGYTAGRNVRRLLGGEELEHYDPLPHVVMFAGAGVFPFASLGLQDWEARENGHDVVTAQRDASDDGVFAAKDNERGTARLVVDADDGTVLGYHGLHYDADTMAKTMQVVLDAGMDVRDLPDRAYHPTTPEILDGLFREAAGQL
- the ggt gene encoding gamma-glutamyltransferase, producing MDSPDLDRFSSRRSTVYGQRGVVATSQPLAAQAGISVLEDGGNAFDAAVATAAALNVVEPTSTGLGGDVFACYRTADGDVGAMRSCGHAPADATIENVREAVADDQDVAPADAEMPDSGPHAVTVPGTARGWEATVEKFGRRDLSDLLQPAIRYATDGYPVSERVAAQWEHGEALFDDEHARDAYLFDGETPDVGQEVSLPALGETLQRIADEGADVVYEGDIGQAIAEEVQSKGGFLTTEDLADFEPEFLDPVSTTYNGAEVYELPPNNQGFIALEALNIAEELGAGDHPLDSPERAHYLAEATKLAFHDGHRYVTDPEYEDHPPLASKEWAAKRAREVGETCNGDVSFGVPDANAEDADTVLLCVADDEGNVVSYINSRFAGFGSGLVAGDTGIALQNRGSSFSLDSEHPNSIEPGKRPFHTLIPGIAKLGEDDWAAFGVMGGYMQPQGHVQVISNVVDYDQPLQAALDRPRWRYRESGELAVEPHFDSDVAAKLARKDHDVRLQPMDEFGGAQIVRNDGGTLSAATEPRKDGNAQGY
- the kdgK1 gene encoding bifunctional 2-dehydro-3-deoxygluconokinase/2-dehydro-3-deoxygalactonokinase codes for the protein MDLVTFGETLLRFSPSEQERLERATELEFRAAGAESNVAVNAGRLGAETAWLSKLPDSPLGRKVTATLRAQGTEPDVAYSEDGRQGTYYLEPAGEPRGTNVVYDRANAAVTTATPDELATERVEAADYFYTSGITPALSETLAETTAALLELASDAGTTTALDVNYRAKLWEPEEAREVLETLFPDVDVLVVAARDARRVLAREGDAEGIARELAEEFGFETVVVTRGADGALALHGGDVHAQPAFESDTHDPVGTGDAFVGGFLARRIEGGSVPDALEWGAATAALKRTIPGDTALVTREEVENVLTGGTGEIDR